From one Sulfurovum sp. UBA12169 genomic stretch:
- a CDS encoding prepilin peptidase, whose translation MQEEILLPVAIAVFILGITIGSFLNVVIYRIPKGESIVFPASKCQSCHTPLRWWHNIPLVSWIALRGKCYFCGEKIAIQYPMLELITGLIFTALYMKMGLVWYLPFAAASFAALLALVMIDFKYMAVPDNVNFSALIFALIQPDFIHAALYAAIAAGGLYLIGLVSSFLAKKEAMGSADVIVAGTMGALLGFPNFFVALFLSAVLAMVPSLINRETGVPFVPFLALATLIVYLYDTQTSYLIGKIIYG comes from the coding sequence ATGCAAGAAGAGATTCTGCTTCCCGTAGCCATAGCCGTGTTTATTTTGGGAATCACCATCGGTTCCTTTTTAAATGTAGTTATTTACCGTATCCCCAAAGGTGAAAGTATCGTTTTTCCGGCATCAAAATGTCAAAGCTGCCATACGCCGCTTCGATGGTGGCACAATATTCCTCTCGTTTCGTGGATTGCATTGCGCGGAAAATGTTATTTTTGCGGCGAAAAAATTGCCATACAGTATCCCATGCTCGAGCTGATTACCGGACTCATTTTTACAGCGCTTTATATGAAAATGGGGTTAGTGTGGTATTTGCCTTTTGCGGCTGCTTCTTTTGCCGCACTCCTTGCTTTGGTGATGATCGATTTTAAATATATGGCTGTTCCGGATAATGTCAATTTTTCTGCCTTGATTTTTGCTTTGATTCAGCCGGACTTCATACATGCCGCTTTATATGCAGCCATTGCCGCAGGAGGACTTTATCTTATCGGATTAGTTTCTTCTTTTCTTGCAAAAAAAGAGGCGATGGGCAGTGCAGATGTCATTGTTGCCGGAACCATGGGTGCCCTTCTTGGATTTCCAAACTTTTTTGTTGCCCTTTTTCTTTCGGCCGTACTGGCAATGGTTCCCTCATTGATCAATCGCGAAACAGGCGTACCGTTTGTGCCTTTTTTGGCACTTGCAACACTGATTGTCTATCTTTATGACACGCAAACATCATATCTTATAGGAAAAATCATCTATGGTTAA
- the uppS gene encoding di-trans,poly-cis-decaprenylcistransferase, with the protein MGDTPLRHLAVIMDGNGRWAEQRGLKRTKGHEKGAEVIRDITAYCAKHPTIETATFYAFSTENWKRPKIEVEFLMKMLDRYLKEELSSYQKQGIAFRAIGDLSAFSKTLQQRILDTQEQTKNNTNLTQILALNYGGRAEITAAVNSLIASGKNMLTEEDISSALQTPYADIDLLVRTSGEQRISNFLLWQLSYSELYFASTFWPDFTADELDTIIQNYHQRTRRFGGL; encoded by the coding sequence ATGGGTGATACTCCCCTGCGGCATCTGGCTGTCATCATGGACGGCAATGGAAGATGGGCCGAGCAGCGTGGACTAAAGCGCACCAAAGGACATGAAAAGGGCGCAGAAGTCATTCGCGATATTACTGCTTATTGCGCCAAACATCCCACGATAGAAACGGCTACGTTTTATGCGTTCAGCACAGAAAACTGGAAGCGCCCCAAAATAGAAGTGGAATTTCTTATGAAAATGCTAGACAGATATCTTAAAGAAGAATTATCCTCTTATCAAAAACAAGGCATCGCATTTAGAGCAATCGGGGATTTGAGCGCTTTTTCAAAAACCTTACAGCAAAGGATTCTGGATACCCAAGAGCAAACCAAAAACAATACAAACCTCACACAAATACTTGCACTCAACTATGGAGGACGCGCTGAAATCACCGCGGCAGTCAACAGTCTTATTGCAAGCGGGAAAAATATGCTTACAGAAGAGGATATATCATCAGCACTTCAAACACCTTATGCTGATATCGATCTGCTTGTACGGACCAGCGGAGAACAGCGCATTTCAAATTTTTTGCTTTGGCAATTGAGCTATAGCGAACTCTATTTTGCATCCACCTTTTGGCCCGATTTTACCGCGGACGAATTGGATACAATCATCCAAAACTACCATCAGCGCACAAGACGCTTTGGAGGACTATAA
- the coaBC gene encoding bifunctional phosphopantothenoylcysteine decarboxylase/phosphopantothenate--cysteine ligase CoaBC, with protein MQVDLKNKTILLGVTGSISAYKACDIARLFVKAGAQVHVVMTPSAERFVSALTFEALTRNPVLTESSESWVSELNHIEIGKKCDTFLIAPATANTINKLSKGIADNLLTQTALAYAGPMLVAPAANTQMLKNHYTAGSLKMLGVNDYTIIQPQEKLLACGDVGSGALADPSEIFFETAKALLKENFWEDRRIVVTGGGTREKIDEVRYISNFSSGKMAKALCLSLYLKGADVCYITTAGKEGLPQNIYTIEVDDTKELLDYTQDAVRVAKKGKMSKVSLNSYDPRHLIQKEPYLFMVAAVSDFTPRYPQKGKLKKSLLGNTWSLELKQTPDILSVLNKEGIKTIAFKAEMDPEHGLANAAALLEQKEVDGVCYNLLNNSESFGTEENEITFITKESQTTLERTDKLTLSGYILDKAKALIDG; from the coding sequence ATGCAGGTTGATTTAAAAAATAAAACGATTTTACTGGGCGTCACAGGAAGCATTTCAGCCTACAAAGCCTGCGACATTGCAAGACTTTTTGTCAAAGCCGGCGCACAGGTGCATGTCGTGATGACGCCCAGTGCTGAACGGTTTGTTTCTGCGCTGACCTTCGAGGCACTTACGCGAAATCCCGTACTGACAGAAAGCAGTGAAAGCTGGGTCTCAGAATTGAATCATATTGAGATAGGCAAAAAATGCGACACGTTCCTCATCGCTCCCGCTACAGCCAACACGATCAATAAACTTTCTAAAGGGATTGCTGATAATCTCTTAACACAGACTGCTCTGGCTTATGCCGGACCTATGCTTGTTGCCCCTGCTGCCAATACTCAAATGCTCAAAAACCATTACACTGCGGGCAGCCTTAAGATGCTGGGAGTTAATGATTATACAATCATACAGCCGCAAGAAAAACTTTTAGCGTGCGGGGATGTAGGTTCGGGTGCACTGGCAGACCCTTCTGAAATATTTTTTGAAACGGCAAAAGCCCTGCTCAAGGAGAATTTTTGGGAAGACAGACGTATCGTGGTTACGGGCGGAGGTACCCGCGAAAAGATAGATGAAGTACGCTATATCAGCAATTTCTCTTCAGGAAAAATGGCAAAAGCACTCTGCCTAAGCCTTTATCTTAAGGGGGCAGACGTATGCTACATTACCACTGCGGGGAAAGAAGGATTGCCTCAAAATATCTACACCATAGAGGTTGATGACACAAAAGAGCTTTTGGATTACACACAGGATGCTGTTCGCGTAGCCAAAAAAGGAAAGATGAGCAAAGTCTCTCTGAACAGCTATGACCCCAGACATCTCATACAGAAAGAACCTTACCTCTTTATGGTTGCAGCCGTTTCTGACTTTACGCCCAGGTATCCGCAAAAAGGAAAACTCAAAAAAAGCCTCTTGGGTAACACATGGAGTTTGGAGCTAAAACAAACACCGGATATCCTCTCTGTTTTAAACAAAGAAGGCATTAAAACCATTGCTTTTAAAGCAGAAATGGATCCCGAGCATGGCCTCGCCAATGCCGCGGCACTGCTTGAACAAAAAGAGGTTGATGGGGTATGCTACAATCTTTTAAACAATAGCGAAAGCTTTGGGACAGAAGAAAACGAAATCACATTTATCACAAAAGAAAGTCAAACCACGCTAGAAAGAACCGACAAACTCACCCTTTCTGGATATATTCTTGACAAAGCAAAGGCGCTTATAGATGGGTGA
- the glmU gene encoding UDP-N-acetylglucosamine diphosphorylase/glucosamine-1-phosphate N-acetyltransferase codes for MSISVVILAAGQGTRMKSATPKVLHPISGKPMLFHVIDAAKILSNDITVVLYHQANRIQKEIETQYEGISFHRQNAQEFPGTGGAMKGVHIQHDKVLILNGDMPLMTTDSLLSLTLGDAHINMSVLKLDDPSGYGRVIIDEDKVQEIVEEKDCTFAQKKIQSVNAGVYCVKKAMLENYIPRLNNNNAQAEYYLTDIIKMAVDENKTVHPVFVQEEEFKGVNSKLDLASAEEIMQRRIRHKWMKEGVSMRLPETIYIDSQATFEGECVLENGVCIQGKSHLNNAHIKAHSIIEESYIENSDVGPMGRIRPHSKIINTHIGNFVEVKKSTLNGVKAGHLAYIGDASIDEGTNLGAGVITCNYDGKNKHQTIIGKNVFVGSDTQLVAPIVIEDDVMIAAGTTVNKNIKQGELAISRAPLRTIKNFFYKFFLAESNKEDK; via the coding sequence ATGTCTATCAGTGTGGTTATACTCGCGGCGGGTCAAGGAACAAGAATGAAGTCAGCCACCCCCAAAGTACTTCATCCAATATCCGGCAAACCTATGCTTTTTCATGTGATTGATGCAGCCAAAATACTCTCGAATGACATCACGGTCGTGCTTTATCATCAGGCAAACCGTATCCAAAAAGAGATAGAGACGCAGTACGAGGGAATTTCTTTTCATAGGCAAAACGCCCAAGAGTTTCCCGGTACAGGAGGTGCGATGAAGGGGGTACATATACAGCACGATAAAGTATTGATACTCAATGGAGATATGCCGCTTATGACGACAGATTCTCTGCTTTCTCTTACGCTGGGTGACGCGCACATCAACATGTCCGTCCTGAAACTTGATGATCCAAGCGGCTACGGGCGGGTAATCATCGATGAGGATAAGGTACAGGAGATTGTAGAGGAAAAAGATTGTACGTTCGCACAAAAAAAGATACAATCGGTCAATGCCGGTGTGTATTGCGTTAAAAAAGCAATGCTGGAAAACTATATTCCCCGACTAAACAACAACAATGCACAAGCAGAATACTACCTTACCGACATCATTAAAATGGCAGTCGATGAAAATAAAACAGTGCACCCTGTTTTTGTGCAAGAAGAAGAGTTTAAAGGAGTCAACTCCAAACTTGATCTGGCGTCTGCTGAAGAGATTATGCAAAGACGCATCAGACATAAATGGATGAAAGAAGGGGTGAGCATGCGCCTGCCTGAGACGATCTACATTGATAGTCAAGCCACATTTGAAGGAGAATGTGTCCTTGAAAATGGCGTGTGCATCCAAGGAAAAAGCCATCTCAATAATGCACACATCAAAGCACACTCTATTATTGAAGAATCCTATATAGAAAATTCTGACGTGGGCCCTATGGGACGCATCAGACCGCATTCAAAAATTATCAACACCCATATCGGGAATTTTGTAGAAGTCAAAAAATCCACCCTCAACGGTGTTAAAGCAGGACACCTGGCTTATATCGGTGATGCGAGCATCGATGAAGGCACCAATCTTGGCGCAGGAGTCATCACCTGCAATTATGACGGCAAAAACAAACACCAAACAATCATTGGGAAAAATGTCTTTGTCGGCAGCGATACACAGTTGGTTGCGCCCATTGTCATAGAAGACGATGTGATGATAGCCGCCGGAACCACTGTCAATAAAAATATAAAGCAAGGCGAGCTTGCTATCTCAAGAGCTCCGCTTAGAACAATAAAAAACTTTTTTTACAAGTTTTTTCTCGCAGAGAGCAACAAGGAAGACAAATAG
- a CDS encoding tRNA (uridine(54)-C5)-methyltransferase TrmA codes for MRCKHFGNCGSCGLYEMSYEEQLHEKHERVAQLLAPYYKKELELFGSPSSHYRARAEFRIWHEGDRCAYAMGNSQKNGAVCIEECPKVIEAIEKRMWRLLEKINASTQTLGHRLFAVEFLATMTDECLITMLYHKKLDDAWSTEAKLLEQELGCKILGRSRKQKVVLSDEYVTEKLIVDGRCFTYRQYESGFTQPNPAVNAKMIEWAIRQAKKVGYGDFLESYCGLGNFTLPLSHYFEKVLATEISKRSIGAALENCQHNDIANITFARLSSEEMTEALSGARTFNRLKGIDLQAYDFSIVLVDPPRAGLDEGTMALISKIDHIIYISCNPETLARDLGVLTQTHEVAEAALFDQFPHTEHIESGVFLVKKG; via the coding sequence TTGAGATGTAAACATTTTGGAAATTGTGGGTCTTGCGGATTGTATGAGATGAGCTATGAAGAGCAGCTCCATGAGAAGCACGAAAGGGTGGCGCAGTTGCTTGCGCCTTATTATAAAAAAGAGTTAGAGTTGTTTGGCTCTCCTTCTTCGCACTATAGAGCCAGAGCAGAGTTTCGTATCTGGCATGAAGGGGACCGTTGTGCATATGCAATGGGCAACTCTCAAAAAAACGGTGCGGTTTGCATCGAGGAGTGCCCCAAGGTCATCGAAGCGATCGAAAAACGTATGTGGAGACTGCTGGAAAAGATCAATGCATCGACACAGACATTGGGACATCGGTTGTTCGCAGTAGAATTTTTGGCTACGATGACCGATGAGTGCCTCATAACGATGCTTTATCATAAAAAGCTCGACGACGCATGGAGCACAGAAGCCAAGCTTCTCGAACAAGAGCTCGGGTGCAAAATCTTGGGCAGAAGCCGCAAACAAAAAGTCGTACTCAGCGATGAGTATGTGACTGAAAAGCTTATTGTTGACGGCAGATGTTTTACTTATAGGCAGTATGAAAGCGGTTTTACGCAGCCCAACCCAGCGGTTAACGCAAAGATGATAGAGTGGGCTATCAGACAAGCCAAAAAAGTAGGTTATGGAGATTTTTTGGAAAGTTATTGCGGGTTGGGCAATTTTACATTGCCGCTTTCGCACTATTTTGAGAAGGTGTTGGCTACAGAGATAAGCAAGCGTTCAATTGGGGCAGCACTTGAAAATTGCCAACACAATGATATAGCCAATATCACTTTTGCAAGACTCTCTTCTGAAGAGATGACTGAAGCGCTCAGCGGTGCACGAACATTCAACCGTCTCAAAGGAATAGACTTGCAGGCGTATGATTTTTCTATCGTTTTGGTTGATCCGCCAAGGGCGGGGCTTGATGAAGGAACAATGGCGCTTATTTCAAAAATTGATCATATTATTTACATCTCATGCAATCCTGAAACTTTAGCAAGAGATTTGGGCGTATTGACGCAAACCCATGAGGTGGCTGAGGCTGCCTTGTTTGACCAATTTCCTCATACCGAACATATAGAGAGCGGTGTCTTCTTGGTCAAAAAAGGGTAG
- a CDS encoding CoA-binding protein yields MECEFPRINSNKEEIIKYFKDTKNIAVIGASPNPQKDSHRVAKYLLEAGYKMFPVYPKEEEILGQKVYRSLLEIDEPVDMVVVFRKPEVVDAVADACIKRGDVKVLWTQIGIVNNTAAEKAKDAGIHVVQNRCAMVDHRALLG; encoded by the coding sequence ATGGAATGTGAATTTCCAAGGATTAACAGCAATAAAGAAGAAATCATTAAATATTTTAAAGACACAAAAAATATTGCCGTAATCGGCGCTTCCCCAAACCCCCAAAAAGACAGCCATAGGGTTGCCAAATATTTACTTGAAGCAGGCTATAAAATGTTCCCTGTTTACCCTAAAGAAGAAGAGATTCTCGGTCAAAAAGTCTACAGAAGCCTTCTGGAGATCGATGAGCCTGTTGACATGGTTGTTGTATTTAGAAAACCTGAGGTGGTCGATGCTGTCGCTGATGCTTGCATCAAAAGAGGAGATGTAAAAGTGCTTTGGACGCAGATTGGTATCGTCAACAATACTGCAGCGGAAAAAGCAAAAGATGCAGGCATCCATGTCGTGCAGAACCGATGCGCAATGGTCGATCACAGAGCGCTTTTGGGATAA
- a CDS encoding threonine ammonia-lyase → MLDLKRIEKAYKRIEEVVCRTPFSYAPNLSKMSGFEVYLKKENLQHTGAFKLRGAFNKLSCLMEEGYKGGVVAASAGNHAQGVAFSAQYFGISATIVMPESTPLTKVQGVKEFGAAVMLHGTNYDEAYAYAVKFAEENDCTFVHPFADDEVMAGQGTIALEMLEEAEDLDAIVVPVGGGGLISGIACAAKTLQEKVKLIGISAEGAPAMKNSYDAKRPLDSLSVRTIADGIAVRDVSPVTLKYILRYVDAFESVSEDEIASAILFLLERQKVLVEGAGAVGVAALMHGKIDLPKGSKVGIVLSGGNIDVTMLSLIIEKGLTKSARKMKLVVTLVDKPGALQVFTKILSDINANIVQIGYDRTSTNLDFGDAHVSVALETKGVEHQELIRQALKKNGFVFKEEQ, encoded by the coding sequence ATGTTAGACTTAAAACGTATTGAAAAAGCCTATAAAAGAATAGAGGAGGTAGTCTGCCGTACCCCTTTTTCTTACGCCCCGAATTTAAGCAAAATGAGCGGCTTTGAAGTGTATCTGAAAAAAGAAAATCTCCAACATACCGGTGCTTTTAAACTCCGCGGTGCTTTCAACAAGCTGTCTTGTTTGATGGAGGAGGGATACAAAGGAGGAGTGGTTGCTGCAAGTGCGGGAAATCATGCCCAGGGTGTTGCTTTCTCTGCACAATATTTTGGTATCAGTGCGACGATTGTAATGCCTGAATCCACTCCGTTAACCAAGGTGCAAGGCGTCAAAGAGTTTGGGGCAGCGGTCATGCTGCATGGAACAAATTATGATGAGGCTTATGCTTATGCGGTTAAGTTCGCAGAAGAAAACGATTGTACATTTGTGCATCCCTTTGCAGACGATGAGGTAATGGCGGGCCAAGGCACGATAGCACTTGAAATGCTAGAAGAGGCAGAAGATCTTGATGCCATCGTGGTGCCTGTAGGAGGAGGAGGGCTTATTTCCGGTATTGCGTGTGCCGCCAAAACACTCCAGGAAAAAGTTAAACTTATCGGTATATCGGCAGAAGGTGCCCCGGCGATGAAAAACTCCTATGATGCCAAGCGGCCGTTGGACTCGTTGAGTGTTCGTACGATAGCGGACGGAATTGCCGTGCGTGATGTTTCGCCTGTAACATTAAAGTATATCCTTCGCTATGTTGATGCGTTTGAGAGCGTGAGCGAAGATGAGATTGCTTCGGCTATTTTATTTTTGCTTGAGAGACAAAAGGTATTGGTGGAGGGCGCAGGAGCCGTAGGGGTAGCGGCGCTTATGCATGGCAAAATCGATTTACCAAAAGGAAGCAAGGTGGGAATTGTTCTCAGCGGAGGAAATATTGATGTTACGATGCTTTCGCTCATCATTGAAAAAGGGCTTACGAAGTCTGCACGAAAAATGAAATTGGTAGTTACGTTGGTTGATAAGCCCGGAGCGCTACAGGTATTTACAAAAATATTGTCAGACATTAATGCTAATATCGTTCAAATAGGTTATGATCGAACCTCTACAAATTTGGATTTTGGGGATGCTCATGTTTCTGTTGCGCTAGAGACCAAAGGGGTAGAGCATCAAGAGCTGATACGTCAAGCGCTCAAAAAAAACGGATTTGTGTTTAAAGAGGAACAGTAA
- a CDS encoding phosphatase produces MIAIDLGSNTLRVVQFDCASQKCIFAYEKIVKTADGLAYHGTISNEAVSRVIDAINEAKTQIDFSKDKIRAVATEALRSAANKEEVIVKVKEQTGIAFEIISGDEEAALTLLAVKKRFENLPYASKNFIVVDIGGGSTELIFHYSNQVFTKSFPLGIVTVAQSYCSLEEIEKALPGLMIQMKTFCAEIYAVYGKADMFAATAGTPTTVAAMKLNQSYATYDSRKINGTLLQKDELDFFLGKLLAMPFEQREYMVGTGRSDLIAAGILIFKQLYTLLEFEECMVVDDGLREGVALEMCDKL; encoded by the coding sequence ATGATAGCGATTGATCTGGGTTCAAATACATTACGGGTGGTTCAGTTTGACTGCGCAAGCCAAAAGTGCATCTTTGCGTATGAAAAAATAGTAAAAACTGCTGATGGACTGGCGTACCACGGAACCATAAGCAATGAAGCGGTTAGCCGAGTCATTGATGCAATCAATGAGGCTAAAACACAAATAGATTTCAGTAAAGACAAAATCAGGGCTGTGGCTACCGAAGCACTAAGAAGTGCTGCCAACAAAGAAGAGGTTATTGTAAAGGTAAAAGAGCAGACCGGCATTGCATTTGAAATAATTAGCGGCGATGAAGAGGCAGCATTGACCTTGCTGGCGGTAAAAAAAAGATTTGAAAACTTACCGTATGCATCTAAAAATTTTATCGTAGTCGATATAGGCGGAGGATCAACCGAGCTTATTTTTCACTATTCAAATCAAGTTTTCACCAAAAGCTTTCCTCTTGGTATCGTGACCGTTGCACAAAGTTATTGTTCGCTTGAGGAGATAGAAAAGGCATTGCCCGGACTGATGATCCAGATGAAAACATTTTGCGCTGAAATTTATGCTGTTTACGGCAAAGCGGATATGTTTGCTGCCACTGCAGGCACTCCTACTACGGTAGCCGCAATGAAACTTAATCAAAGCTATGCAACGTATGATTCGCGAAAAATAAACGGAACATTGCTTCAAAAAGATGAGCTGGATTTCTTTTTGGGCAAACTCTTGGCTATGCCTTTTGAGCAGCGCGAATATATGGTAGGCACAGGGCGGTCTGATCTGATCGCTGCAGGGATATTGATCTTTAAACAGCTTTATACCCTTCTTGAATTTGAAGAGTGTATGGTGGTTGATGACGGGCTGCGTGAAGGTGTAGCTTTGGAGATGTGCGATAAACTCTAA
- the ilvB gene encoding acetolactate synthase, large subunit, biosynthetic type has translation MQMSGAQMVCEAIIAEGVKTVFGYPGGAIMHVYDEIYKQNGFEHILNRHEQAAVHAADGYARATGEVGVAMVTSGPGFTNAVTGLATAYMDSIPLVVISGQVPLSLIGTDGFQEIDAVGISRPCTKHNFLVRTIEELPRILKEAFYIARSGRPGPVLVDVPKDITVAVGNFVYPETVNIPTYKPTYKGNKKQIEKAVEAIKKAKKPLIYAGGGVVLSNASDLVRELAEKTQIPTVETLMARGVMGAKNPLLLGMLGMHGNYASNMAMSETDLIIALGARFDDRVTGKLSEFARYADIIHVDIDPANIAKLVDVEYPIVGDVYDVLKNMIPLLEDVNSDRYQAWREILKRYDTLHPQSYVDSDEVLKPQWVIERVGELVGENAIITSDVGQHQMWAAQHYPFDRPRQWINSGGLGTMGFGFPAALGAKRAFPEKTVINVTGDGSILMNMQELVTAAEYKIPVINLILNNHFLGMVRQWQTFFYEKRYSQTDLTFQPNWKALAEACGGIGYDVATKKEFDAALKDAIEQDKVCFMNIAINRFENVLPMVPAGGALFNMMLPQSEEK, from the coding sequence ATGCAGATGAGTGGTGCACAAATGGTATGTGAAGCGATCATCGCCGAGGGCGTAAAGACCGTATTTGGTTATCCCGGCGGTGCAATTATGCATGTGTATGATGAGATTTACAAGCAAAACGGTTTTGAGCATATACTCAACCGTCACGAACAAGCAGCAGTGCATGCAGCAGACGGATATGCCAGGGCAACAGGCGAAGTAGGTGTTGCAATGGTTACAAGCGGACCGGGATTTACCAATGCCGTGACCGGACTGGCAACGGCCTATATGGATTCTATTCCTTTGGTTGTTATTTCGGGGCAGGTTCCTTTGTCCCTTATAGGAACAGACGGATTTCAAGAGATTGATGCTGTAGGCATTTCAAGACCCTGTACAAAACATAACTTTTTGGTGCGTACGATTGAAGAACTTCCGCGTATTTTAAAAGAAGCTTTTTATATCGCAAGGTCGGGAAGACCCGGTCCTGTGCTTGTAGATGTGCCTAAAGATATTACCGTAGCAGTGGGAAATTTTGTTTACCCTGAGACTGTAAACATACCTACGTATAAGCCAACATACAAAGGAAATAAAAAGCAGATAGAAAAAGCGGTTGAGGCGATCAAAAAAGCTAAAAAACCATTGATCTATGCGGGCGGAGGCGTCGTATTGTCCAACGCAAGCGATTTGGTGCGGGAGTTGGCCGAAAAAACACAGATTCCTACAGTTGAAACACTCATGGCAAGAGGGGTTATGGGCGCTAAAAATCCATTACTTTTAGGAATGCTTGGTATGCACGGAAACTATGCCTCCAATATGGCAATGAGTGAAACAGACCTCATTATTGCATTGGGCGCGAGATTTGACGACAGAGTAACAGGCAAACTCTCTGAATTTGCGCGTTATGCGGATATTATTCATGTGGATATCGATCCGGCAAACATAGCCAAATTGGTCGATGTGGAGTATCCAATTGTCGGTGATGTCTATGATGTATTGAAAAATATGATCCCGCTGTTGGAGGATGTTAATTCCGATAGGTACCAAGCATGGAGGGAGATTCTTAAGCGGTATGATACGCTTCATCCTCAATCGTATGTAGATAGCGACGAAGTACTTAAACCGCAGTGGGTTATCGAAAGAGTGGGTGAGCTGGTAGGTGAAAATGCCATTATTACTTCGGATGTCGGGCAGCATCAGATGTGGGCAGCCCAGCATTATCCGTTTGACAGGCCGCGCCAATGGATCAATTCGGGAGGTCTGGGAACCATGGGGTTTGGATTTCCTGCTGCACTAGGAGCAAAACGGGCCTTTCCTGAAAAAACTGTCATCAATGTTACCGGCGATGGATCAATCCTCATGAATATGCAAGAGCTTGTCACTGCGGCCGAATATAAAATACCGGTTATCAACCTGATTTTAAATAACCATTTTCTTGGAATGGTAAGACAGTGGCAGACTTTTTTTTATGAGAAACGCTATTCACAAACAGATCTTACTTTTCAACCAAACTGGAAGGCTTTGGCTGAGGCATGCGGTGGCATAGGATACGATGTTGCGACCAAAAAAGAGTTTGATGCCGCACTCAAAGATGCCATAGAGCAAGACAAGGTCTGCTTTATGAATATTGCCATCAATCGTTTTGAAAATGTACTTCCGATGGTGCCTGCAGGGGGTGCATTGTTCAATATGATGTTACCGCAAAGTGAGGAGAAGTGA
- a CDS encoding acetolactate synthase small subunit produces the protein MKDERRVISIIVMNESSVLARVTALFAGRGYNIESLTVAPIPNSEMSHITIETKGNAKVMEQITKQLHKLIPVYKVIEHEEMVEKEMVLVKFPIAENLSDIAALCKAYNGGIVNVGKEMVIAQVADEPMRIQHFIEAAQRYNPCETVRSGVVAIER, from the coding sequence ATGAAAGACGAACGACGTGTTATTTCTATAATCGTAATGAATGAAAGTTCTGTGCTTGCAAGGGTGACTGCACTTTTTGCAGGACGCGGTTACAACATTGAGTCACTCACGGTTGCGCCTATACCAAATAGTGAAATGTCCCATATTACTATAGAGACCAAAGGGAATGCCAAGGTAATGGAGCAGATAACAAAACAGCTTCACAAGCTCATTCCTGTTTATAAGGTTATCGAACATGAGGAGATGGTAGAAAAAGAGATGGTGCTGGTCAAATTTCCTATTGCTGAAAATCTGAGTGATATTGCGGCGCTATGTAAAGCGTATAATGGCGGAATCGTTAACGTGGGCAAAGAGATGGTTATTGCGCAGGTTGCGGATGAGCCGATGCGTATTCAGCATTTTATTGAAGCCGCACAGCGTTACAATCCCTGCGAGACAGTGCGTAGCGGCGTTGTTGCTATTGAGCGTTAA